AACGCAGCGCCAGCGAGGTGTCCGCCGCCATCGCCGTCAGCGTCGTCCCCATCCCCAGCGACGCCATGAAGGGCCGCATCATCGGTCGCGAGGGCCGCAACATCCGCGCCTTCGAGGCGTTGACCGGCGTCGACCTGATCATCGACGACACCCCCGAGGGGGTGCTGCTGAGCAGCTTCAATCCGCTCCGCCGGGAGGTCGCCAAGCTCGCCCTGCAGGAGCTCGTCGAGGACGGCCGCATCCACCCCGCCCGCATCGAGGAGGTCGTGCAGAAGGCGCAGGCCGACATGCAGACCTACATCCGCGAGCGGGGCGAGGAGGCGGCGCTCGAAGCGAACGTCGTCGGCATCAAGCCGGGCCTCCTGCAGCTGCTGGGCCGGATGCACTTCCGCACCAGTTACGGCCAGAACATCCTGCAGCACAGCGTGCAGGTGGCGCACATGGCCGGCATCATCGCCGCGGAGCTCGGCCTCGACGAGGCCACCGCCCGCCGCGCCGGCCTGCTGCACGACATCGGCAAATCGATCGACCGGGAGATCGAGGGGACCCACACCGAGATCGGGGCCGGCCTCGGGCGTCGCTTCGGGGAGGCGGACGAGGTGATCGACGCGATCGCCAACCACCACGACCTCGACCGCAGTGCGACGCTGTTCCCCGTCCTCGTCAACGCCGCCGACGCCGTCAGCGCCGCGCGACCGGGCGCCCGCCGCGAATCGCTCGAGGTGTACCTCAAGCGCCTCGAGGCGCTCGAGAACATCGCCAGCAGCTTCCCCGGCGTCGAGAAGAGCTACGCCATCCAGGCCGGCCGCGAGGTCCGCATCGTCGTCGAGCCGACCGAGGTGAACGACGACCGCGCGGCGTTGCTGGCGCGCGACATCGCCGGCCGCATCGAACAGGACATGGAGTACCCGGGTCAGGTGCAGGTCACCGTGGTGCGCGAGACGCGCGCCGTGCAGTACGCCCGCTGACGCGCGCCGCCCCGTCCCCACGCCGCGGCGCAGTTGGTATCCTCCGGCGACTCCGGACGCCCGGCCGACCCCGCCCCCGCGCCCCGGCGCGACGGCGGGACGGCGGCGGCGCCGACCCGAGTGAGGTGCACCGTGTACGAGGCGAGCCCCGAAGCCCCCGGTCTCCCGTCCGCCGTCCCGCCGTCCCGTCCGCCCACCCCCCCGGCCCACGCCGGCGCGCACCCCCCGACCGTGAGCTCCGCGAGGCGCGCGGCGTGAGGGTCGGCGACGACGTCAAACTGTTCAGCGGGACCGCCACGCCGGACCTGGCGCGCTCCGTCGCGGACCACCTCGGCATGGAGCTCTCGCACGGATCCGTCTCGACGTTCCCCGACGGCGAGACCCGCATCGGCATCGACGAGAGCGTCCGGGGGGCGGACTGCTACATCATCCAGTCCACCAGCGCCCCGGTGAACCACAACCTCATGGAGGTCCTCGTCCTCGCCGACGCCCTCGTGCGCGCGTCGGCGTGGCGGGTGAACTTCGTGATCCCGTACTTCGGCTACGCCCGGCAGGACAAGAAGGTGTCGGCGCGCGAACCGATCACCGCGAAGCTGGTCGCCAACCTCATGGCGACCGCCGGCGCCCACCGCGTCATCACCGTCGACCTGCACGCCGGCCAGATCCAGGGGTTCTTCGACGTGCCCGTCGACCACCTCACCGCCCTCGACATCCTCGGCGACCACCTCGCGGAGGGCGACATCTCCGACGGTGTCGTCGTCTCCCCCGACGTCGGGCGCGCCACCGAAGCGCGGCGGCTCGCGAACTACCTCGATCTGCCCCTCGCGATGCTGTACAAGCGCCGCACCAGCCCCACCGAGACCGAGGTGACGCACGTCATCGGGGACGTCGCGGGGCTGCGCCCCATCATGGTCGACGACATGATCTCCACCGCCGGCACCATGCGGCGCGGCATCGATGCGCTGTTGCGCCTCGGGGCGCGCCCCGGCGCGACGGTCGCCGCCACCCACCCGGTCTTCACCCCGCCCGCCCTCGAACGGCTCGATCACGACGCGATCGACCGGGTGATCGTGACCGACACCGTGCCGTTCGAGGACGGCGACGCCCACCCGTTCGTGCACGTCCTCTCCGTCGCGCCGCTCCTGGCGAAGGCGATCCGCAACGTCCACGACAACGCGTCGGTGAGTTCGCTGTTCAGCGGCTGAGCGCGCCGCGCTCCGGCGCGGCGCGCCCCGCGCGTCCGGCGGGGGTCCCCCACCTCCTGGACCGAGACGGGCGGTTGCGCGCACCCCCGCGCACGGCGTAGACTCTATCTTCGTGTCGCGGGCCTCGGCCGCGCGAATCCCGCACCACCGCCCTGGAGGCAGGCATGAAACTCGAAGCCACGCAACGCACGCCGGGCCGCAACGGGCCCCTCCGCCGCGAGGGACGCCTGCCGGGCGTCGTGTACAACGACGAGCTCAACATCCCGGTCGCCATGAGCCGCAAGGCGTTCGACAAGGTGTTCCGGGCGCAAGGCACCTCCAGCCTCATCGACCTCGACGTCGAGGGCACCAGCCACCCGGTGCTCGTGCGCGAAGTCCAGATGGACAAGCGCAAGCGCATCCCGATGCACGTCGACTTCTACGCCATCACCGCCGGCCAGAAGCTCGAGGTCGCCATCCCCGTCACGTTCGAGGGCACCGCCGCAGGCCAGAAGGACGGCGGGGAACTGTTCATCTCCCGCCGCGAGGTCACGATCTACGTCCTGCCGCGCGAGATCCCCGACGCGATCGAGTTGGACATCGGCGAGATGCAGATCGGCGACTCGATCCACATCGGCGACGTCCGCAGCCGCCTCCCGGAAACGGCGGAGATCGTCGACGACGAGGAGCTCACGTTGATCACGATCGTCCCGCCGCGCGTCGAGGCGGAAGCCGAGGAGGGCGAGGAGGTCACGCAGCCCGAGGTCATCGGCGAGAGCGCCGACGAGGACGGCGAGGACGCGAGCGACGAGGACGGCTGAGGACGCCCCCACCGCCCGAGCGGAAGGACCCGACGTGCGTCTGATCGTGGGGCTCGGCAACCCCGGCCCCCGCTACCGAGGAACCCGGCACAACGCCGGGTTCCTCGTCGTCGACGCCTACGCCGACCGCCACGGCGTCCGCTTTCGCGGCGGTCGGCTCGGGGAGGAGGCGCGCGACGGGGCGCGGCGCCTGCTCAAACCCGGCACCTTCATGAACCGGTCCGGCGCCGCGGTGCAGGCGCTCGCGACGAAGCACGGCGTCGCGCCCGCCGAGATCCTGATCGTGCACGACGACCTCGACCTGCCGCTCGGACGGCTGCGGGTCCGGCGGGGCGGCGGCGCCGGCGGACAGAAGGGCGTGCGTGACGTCATCGACCGCGTCGGGCCCGACGTCGCCCGCCTCAAGGTCGGCATCGGGCGGCCCCCCGACCCCCGCTGGACGACCGAACGGTGGGTGCTGTCGCGCTTCACGGACGCCGAAGCCCCCCTCCTGCGCGACGTCGTGGACGCCGGCGCCGACGCCGTCGAGCGGATCGTCCGCGAGGGCGTGGACGCCGCCGCCAACGCCGTCAACGGCCTCGACCTGCGCCCCACCCCCGACCCGCCGCGCACGGCCCCCGAGGACGAGCGGTGACCGACGCCGCGATCGTCTTCGCGCTCCTCGCCGTCACCGTCGCGGCGTTCGCCAGCGACCGCTTTCGCCTCGACGTCGTCGCGATGCTGGCGATGTTGGCGCTCGTCCTGACCGGCGTGCTCGACGCCGGTCAGGCCCTCGCCGGCTTCGCGGAACCGTTGACGTTGATGATCGCCGGCCTGTTCGTCGTCGGGGCCGGCCTGTTCGAGACCGGCGTCGCCGACCGCCTCGGGGACCTCCTCGCCCGCCTCGCCGGCCGCGGCCCCACCCGCCTGCTGGTCGCGACGATGCTGAGCAGCGCCCTGCTGTCGGCGTTCCTCTCCTCCACCGGCACCGTCGCGGTGCTGCTCCCCGTCGTCGTCGGCCTGGCCCGCAGCGCCGACGTCGCGCCGTCGCGGCTGTTGATGCCGCTCGCGTTCGGGAGCCTCCTGGGCGGCATGACGACCCTGATCGGGACGCCCCCGAACCTCGTCGTCGCCGACCAACTCCGGGCGCAGGGCGGCACCCCGTTCGGGTTCTTCGCCTTCACGCCCGTCGGCCTCGTGATGCTCGCGGTCGGCGTGACGTACATGGCCACGATCGGTCGGCACCTGTTGCCCAGCCATCCGGACGTCGAGCAGGTCGGCTCCGGCGTCGCGGCGACCACCCTCGAGGGGCTCGCCCGCCGCTACGGCCTCACCGAACGCCTGCACCGCGTGGAGGTGCCGGCCGGCACGGAGCTCGTCGGCGCGACCATGGCGAGCGGTGCGCTGCGCGCCCGCTTCGGGGTGACGGTCCTCGCCGTCGCCACCGCGGACGAGGACGGCGTACCCAACGTGCGTCGCGCGGAACCCTCCACCCTGATCCGCGCCGACGACGTGCTGTACGTCGACGCGACCGACGCGCAGCTGCACACCCTCGCGAACGAGGCGCGCGTGCGCGTCGCGGACCTCGCGCCGGAGGGCGCGCTGCCGGAACCGCTCATGCTGATCGAGGCGCTGCTCCCGCCCGACTCCAGCTACGCCGGCGCGACGTTGGCGGACGCCCGCCTCCACGACCGGACGCGCGCGACGGTGGTCGCCGTGAAGCGCGGCGCGCGCCTCCTGCACGGGGACCTGGCGGAAACGACGTTGCGGGCCGGGGACGCCCTGTTGTTGGCGGGGGGCCCGGCGGCGCAACGCCGCATCGCGTCGGCGCGCCGCGACCTGATCGTCGTCGGGGAGCCCCGCGGGTGGGCGCGCTTCGCGCGCGACACGCGGCGCGCCCCCGCCGCCCTGGCGGTCCTGGTCGCGATGCTGCTGATGATGACGACCGGCGTCGTCCCGAACGCGATCGCGGTGCTGGCCGCCGCGATGGGGATGGTGCTGGTCGGGGCGGTCTCGATGGACGACGCGTACCGCGCCGTGAGTTGGGAGTCGGTGGTGCTGATCGCCGCGATCCTCCCGATGGCGACCGCCCTCGAGGTCAGCGGCGGGCTGGACCTCGTGGTGGGCGGCCTGATCGGGGGGCTGGGGGACGCGGGTCCGCTGCTCGTGATGGCGGCGTTGTTCCTGTTGACGTCGGCGTTCAGTCAGGTCATCAGCAACACCGCGACGACGGTCCTGATCGCCCCGGTCGCGTTCGCCGCGGCGGAGGGGTTGGGGGTGAACCCGGCCGCGACGTTGATGACGGTGGCGGTCGCGGCGTCGACGGCGTTCGCGACGCCGGTCGCCTCCCCCGTCAACGCCCTGGTGCTCACCCCCGGCCGCTACCGCTTCACGGACTTCGTGAAGGTCGGCCTGCCGATCGTCGTCCTGATGCTCGTGGCGACCCTTCTGGTGGTCCCGCTCGTCTTCCCCCTCCGCTGACGGGGCGCCTCATCCCCCGGGGCACGTCCCCCAGTTCGGTTGGTACGCCGTGCGGGGGCCCCCGAACCCCCACGGCTCCTCGTCGATCTTCGAGACGCACCAGCTGGAGATGTCCTGGTCGAACACGGCCTGGTTGAACATGACGTCCATGTCGGTGACGTTGCCGGTGTCCCAATCCCCGATCGGCTGGTCGAACTGCGTGTACTGGAACAGACCGCGCATGTTCTTCACGTTGCTCACGTCCCACCCCCCGATCGGCTGGTCGAACTCCCAGGCGAAGTGGAACATGGCGCGCATGTTCGTGACCGACGAGACGTCCCACCCCGCGATGGCCCCGTCGAAGCGGTCCGCCTCGAAGAACATCTCGCGCATGTTGGTGACCGAGGAGACGTCCCAGTGCTGGAGCGAGCGCCGGAAGTTCTCGGCGTAGCGGAACATCGCCCGCATGGTCCGCACGTCGCTCACGTCCCAGTGCTCGATGTTCGCGTTGAAGTTCGTGAGGGCGTCCCAGGAGTACTCGGCTCCGAACAGGTACGCCATGTTCGTGATGCCGGACGTGCAGGTCGTCGCCGCGTTGCCGGGGGTGATCTGCGCCTTGGTGCGCTTGACGTACGTGGTGCCGTTCAGGACCGCCCGGTCGCCGACCTGCGCGCCGTCACAGACGATCGTGACGCCGTTCGCGGCGCGCCGGAAGTCCGGCACGGTGACCGTGACGGCGTCCTGCACGTCCGGGAACACGTCGCTGCGCACCGTCACGGTCGCGGTGCCCGGCGCGACGCCGCTCACGACGCCGGACCCGTCGACCGTCGCGACGCCCTCGTCGCTCGACGTCCACGTGAGGCCGGGGGCGTCGGTCTGCTCGAAGACGTAGGCCAGCGTTTCGGAGCCGTTCAGGGGCGGCCGCACGGCGCTCGGCGTGACGTCGAGACGGGTGACCTGCGGGCACCGCCCCCAGTCGGGGTGCTTCGACGCGTCGAACGCGGCGTTCGCCGCGACGGCGAACTCGGTGGGGGCGCTCGCGATGCCGGACACGCACCAGCGGCCGAGATCCTGGTCGAACGCCTTCGCGGCCTCGAACATGCGGTCCATGTCGGTGACGTTGGCGACGTCCCAGCCGGAGATATCGCGATTGAAGCGCCGTGCGTTCGAGAACATCTCCTTCATCGTCGTGACGTTGCCGACGTCCCACGTCGTGACGTCGCCGTCGAAGACGTCCGCCCCGAGGAACATGCCGCTCATGCGCTCGACGCGGGCCGTGTCCCAACCCGTCAGGTCCTGGTCGAACGCCTCCGCCCCCCAGAACATCGCCGCCATCCCGCGGACCGACGCGACGTCCCAGGCGTTCAGCGGCTGGTCGAACGCCTTCGCGTCCCGGAACATCGCGGTCATGTCCTCCACCTGGCCGACGTCCCAGTCGCCGATGCGGCCGTCGAACGCCGTCGCGCCGTGGAACATGTCGCGCATCGTGGTGACGCGGGACGTGTCCCACGCGTTCAGGTCGGCGTCGAAGGACGACGCGAAGTAGAACGCGTAGGACATGTCGGTCACCTGGCCGGTGTCCCACGCCCCGAGGTCGCCGGCGAAGGCGTTCGCGTTGAAGAAGGTCGATTTGAGGGTCGTGACGGCGCGCGTGTCCCAATGCCCGACGTCGCCGTCGAACCAGGTGGCCTGCGCGAACAGTTCGCTCAGGTCCGTCACGCCGGTCGTGCAGGCGGTCTCGAGGCCGGCCGTGTCCTCCGCGTCGACGAGCGCCTCGAGGCCGGCGCGGTCGCGCTTGACGTACGTCACGCCGTCCACCTCGCCGCTCTCCCCCACCGCGGCGGAGGGGCAGCGCACCGTCACGCCGTTCTCGGCGCGGTAGAACGCGCCGGCCAGCGTGAGGTCCGCCGCGCCGTCGATCGGCGTGCCGTCCAACGCCGCGCGCAGCGTGACGGGGCCCTGCTCGACGCCGGCGGTGAACGTCGCGACGTACGTGCCGTCCCCCAGGTCCGTGACGTCCCCGAGGCTTCCGAGCGCCGGCGGGTCGAGCGTCACCGTTCCCCCCGACGCACGGAGCGGGTTGCCGTTCGCGTCGCGCAACGTCACGGTCACCGTGGCGGTGGCGGCGCCGTCGGCGGGCAGGACGGCGGGCGTGACGCGCACCGTGCTCGCCTGGGCGCTGGCGGCGCCGGGCCGCAGGTCGATGCGGGCGGCGGCGTCGAAGGCGACGTCGAACAGCCGGGGGCGGACGTCGACCGGGCTCGCGGTCGTGCCGGCGGTGTACGTCGCCTCGTACGTCCCGTCCCCGCGGTCGCGGACCGGGCCGAGCGTCCCGTGGGTGGGGGCGTCGAACGTCACGGCGTTCGCGCCGACGCTCGCGTCGAGCGGGTCGCCGTCCCCGTCGCGGACCGTGACGGTCACGGTCGCGGTGGAGGTCCCGTCCGCCGGGAGGGCGGTCGGGTCGGCGACGACGGTGCTGGTGGTGGGGGTGGCCGCGCCCTGCGTGAGGACGACGCGACCGGGCGTGGCGAACGGCTCCCCGTCCAACCGCGCGACGATCGGGACCTCGCCGGGGGTGGTGCCGGCGACGTACGTCGCGGCGTACGTGCCGTCCCCGCGGTCGGTGACGTCCCCGATCGCGCCGTCGGCGGGCGGGTCGAGCGTCACGGACGCGCCGCCCTCGGTGAGGCGGACCCCGTTCGCGTCGCGCAACGTCACCACGATCACGGCTTCGCTCGCGCCGTCGGCGAGGAGGCTGGTCGGGGAGGCGGTGACGGTGCTCGTCGAGGCGCTCGCGGCGCCGACCGCCGGCGCCTCGACGGTGAAGGTCGGGGCCCCGTCGAGCTGCAGCGCTTCGCCGTCCGCGACCAGCGTGAGGCGGCAGCCGCCGGCCCCGACCGCGGCGGGCACGTCGCCCCGCAGGCGGGGGTAGAGCACGCCGGGGTCGGCGGCGTCGACCGCGACGGACGCCCCGTCGTCGGTCAGGAAGGTGGCGGCCTCGAGCGGCGCGTCGCAGAGGGCGACGCGGGCGTCGCCCGGCAGCGCGCCGGTCACCTCGAGGGGCGTTCCGGGCGCCCCGCTCGTGGGGGACACCGACGTGACGTACGCCGCGCCGGGCGCCGGGGCGTCGTCCGGGGCGTCCGGGGCGTCCGGTGCGCCCACCCCGGGCCCGCCGCCGCTGGAGCAGGCGGCGAGAGCGGCGGTGAGGCCGGTCGCGAGCAGGAGGCGGGTGAGGGGACGGGGCAGGGGGCCGGCGGACCGAACGAACCACGAGACACGCATGAACGTAACGGTAGCGAGACGACCATTAATCGCCCATTAGCGCTGGGGGCGGCCCCGTCGGGCCGCCCCCACCCTCCCCACGTCGGGCGCGACGTCAGCCGAAGCGTCCGCTGATGTAGCGCTCCGTCATCTCGAACTGCGGGTTCGTGAAGATCTGCTCGGTCGGGCCCTCCTCGATCAGCACCCCGAGGTGCATGAACGCCGTCCGGTCGGAGACCCGCCCCGCCTGCTGCATGTTGTGCGTCACGATGATCACGGTGAAGTCCTGCTTGATCTCGTGGATCAACTCCTCGATGCGGTCGGTCGCGATCGGGTCGAGCGCGCTGGTGGGTTCGTCCATCAGGATGACGTCGGGTTCCGTCGCCATCGCCCGCGCGATGCAGAGGCGCTGCTGCTGCCCGCCGGACAGGCCCAGGCCGGACTGCTGCAGCTTGTCCTGGACCTCCTCCCACAACGCCGCCCGCTTGAGGCTGGTCTCGACGTGCGCGTCCATGTCCCCCTGGAAGCCGTGGAGGCGCGGCCCGAACGCGACGTTCTCGTAGACCGACTTCGGAAACGGGTTCGGCTTCTGGAACACCATGCCGATGCGGCGCCGCACCTCCACCGGGTCGACGACCGGGTCGTACAGGTTCGCGCCCTCGTAGTGCAGCTTCCCCGTCACCGTGACGCCCGGCACCAGGTCGTTCATGCGGTTGATGCTGCGCAGCAGCGTCGACTTCCCGCAGCCCGACGCGCCGATCAACGCCGTCACCTGGTTCTTCGGCACCGTGAGCGACACGTCGCGCAACGCCTGGAAGTCGCCGTACCAGAGCGACAGGTCCTCGATGCCGACGACGGCGTCGTCCGGCGCCACCGGATCGGTGCGGACGGTCACGTGATCTTCGGGGACGGTTTGACTCATCACCAACTCCGTTCGAAGCGCCGGCGGAGGTAGAACGCCGCGCCGTACAGGACGAGGAGGACCATCAACAGCGTCAGGATGCCGGCGGAGGCGACGTGCGCGAACTCGACGTCGTTCTCCGCCACCCAGCTGTAGATCTGGATCGGGACGACCGTGTACGTCGAGAGCGGCCCGTCGGGCGCGCGCGGGATGAACGCCGCCGCGCCGACCAACAGCAGCGGGGCGGTCTCCCCGATCGCGCGGGCGACCGCAAGGATCATGCCGGTCGTGATGCCGGCGATGGCGTTGGGCAGCACCACCCGCGACGTCGTCTGCCACTTCGAGGCACCTAGACCGTACGACGCCTCGCGCAGCGACGGCGGCACCGCCTTGATCGCTTCGCGCGACGCGATGATGACGACCGGAAGGATCAACAGCGACAGGGTCAACGCGGCGGACAGGACGGTCGGCCCGAACTCGAAGACCCGCACGAAGGCGTACAGCCCGAGGATCCCGTACACGACCGACGGCACGCCCGCCAGGTTGCGGATGTTCAGCTCGATGAAGCGCGTGACGCGGTTGTCGGGCGCGTACTCCTCGAGGTAGATCGCCGACCCCACCCCGATCGGTAGCGAGAACAGGATCACCAGACCGATCACCCACAGCGTGCCCAACAGCGCGTTGCCGAGCCCCGCCATGACCGGGGTGCGGCTGGCGTTCTTCGTGAAGAAGGCGAGGTCGAGCCAGGGGTTGAGGCGCAGCTCCTGCCCCTCGCCGACCTCCGCGCGGATCGCGTCGAGCTCGCGCAGACCCTCGAAGTAGCCGTAATCCTCGACGGTGTCGTCGCGGCTGTTCGTGACGACCCACCGCAGCCGCTCGCCGTTCAGGCTCCACAACAACTCGACGCGGTTGCGGAGGCGGAACTTGCGGCGTTCCTCGGGATCCTCGAGGATGGTGGAGGGGTCCACGCCGCGCGCCTCCAGCTCCATCTCGACGACGTGCTCCCACGTCCCCAGGCCCGCGAAGCCCTCCGCAAACGACCAGGACGCGGTCGTCTGGGCCGGCTCCACGATCTGCCAGGAGACCGTGTCGGTGATGACGTCGGTGAACAACGTCGCGACGAGGGCGAGGGCGAGGACGACCGGCACGAACGTGATCGCCACGAACGCGCGCCCGCGGGCGCGCTTCGCCGCCTGCCGGCGGCGGTCGGCGTCGCTACGCTGCGCGAGGCTCATTCGTAGCGCTCCGCGTAGCGCCGCACGATCTGGTTCGACGCGAGGTTCAGCGTGAGGGTGATGACGAACAGCGTCGAGCCGACGGCGTACAGCGCGCGCGACCCGATGCTGCCGACCGGTTGGTCGCCGGTGGCGGCCTGCACGATGAAGCTGGTCATGGTCGCGATCGTCTCACGCAGGTCGAAGGTGAAGGTCGGCTTCTGCCCCGCGGCGAGGGCGACGATCATCGTCTCCCCGATCGCGCGCGACATCGCCAGGATGAACGAGGCGACGATGCCGGAGAGGGCGGCGGGGAGGACGACCTTGAGGACGACCTCGAAGCGGCTGGCCCCCAGCCCGTAGGCGGCCTCGCGGATGGCGCGCGGCACCGCCTGCATCGAGTCGATCGAGATGCTCGAGACCGTCGGGAGGATCATGAAGCCCATCACCAGCCCGGCGCTCGTGGGGTTGAACAGGTTCAACCCGGGGATCACGTCGCGCAGGATGGGGGTGACGAAGAACAGCGCGAAGTAGCCGAGGACGACCGTCGGGATGCCGGCGAGGATCTCGAGGATCGGCATGATCGTGCGGCGCGCGCGGGCGGTCGCGAACTCCGAGAGGTAGATCGCCGACCCCAGCCCGAGCGGGAGGCCGACGACGAGCGCGACGAAGGTGACGTTCAGGGTCCCCACGACGAGCGGCGCGATTCCGAAGTAACGCTGCCGCTCGCCGAACAGCGGGGTCCAGCGGGTGTCGGTGAAGAACTCCCGGAAGGTGACGGCAGGGTCGGCGAAGAAGGCGATCGTCTCGCTCGAGAGGGCGTAGATCACCGCGAACGTCGTGACGACCGAGACGCTGGCGGCGAGGAACAACACCACGCGGATGGCCTGGTCACCGAGGTTGCGGCGGACGCTGCGTTGGATGCCGATCGCTTCGGCGGCGCGTTTCGACGTTTCGCTCATGCACGCTCCTGGGGGGAGGGTACCCCGGGGACGAAGATCGCCCCCGGCCCTGGGGCCGGGGGCGAATCTACCGAAGCCGCATCAGGGCTTCGTCAGGATGGGGCGTCCGCTCAGCGGGTGCCTTCCTGCTCGAAGATCTCCAGGACCGTGCCGCTGTACTCGTTGAACGGCGAGCCGGTCACGCGGTCGTTGAAGCGCTCGAGACCGATCTCGTACGCCTCGTCGCTCAGGACGGCGTAGCCGGTGGCGGCGATGAGCGGGCGGGCCTCGTCGCTGAGCCAGTACTCGATGAACTGCTGGACGGTCTCGTTCTCGTCCGCCGCGTCGACCGCGACGTACGTGAACAGCGGACGGGCGAGCGGCGTGTAGCTGCCGTCCTCGATCGTCGCGGTGCTGGGCTCGATGCAGCCGTTGCCGTCGTCGATGCGGACGGCGTTCAGCTTGTCCTCCTCCTCGGCGTAGTAGGCGTAGCCGAAGAAGCTGATGGCGTACGGGTTGCCCTCGACGCCCTGGACGAGCACGTTGTCGTCCTCGCTCGGGAAGAAGTCGGTGCGGATGTCGTCCTCACCGTCGTTGAGGATCGCCTCGTTGAAGTAGTCGAACGTGCCGCTGTCGACGCCCGGCGCGTAGAACTCGATCTCTTCCTCAGGCCAGCCGTCGCGGACGTCCGCCCACGTCGTCACGCCACCGTCGGCGCGCCACATGGTGTTGAGCTCCTCGACGGTCATGCAGCTCGCCCAGTCGTTCTCGATGTTCGTGACGACGGTGAGCGCGTCGAAGGCGACCGGGATCTCGACGAACTCGCGGCCGGCGGCGTTGATCTCTTCGATCTCGCTGGGCTTGATGAGGCGGCTGGCGTTGCTGATCTCGGTCTCGAGGGCCGTGAACTTCTCGAAGCCGCCGCCCGAGCCGGAGAACGCCACGCTGACGTTGGTGTCGGGGTACTCGATCGCGAACTCTTCGGCGATGGAGAGGGCGATCGGGTAGACGGTCGAGGAGCCGTCGACGCGCACGTCCTGCGCGAGGGCGGCGCCGGCGAGGGCGAAGAGGAGGGCGAAGGGGACGAGGATGGACGGGGTGTTCTTCATGGGATTACCTCCAGGAACGAGCGTAAAGATGGAGTGTCAGGACTCGGTCATCCGGTCCGGCGGCGCGACGCGCCGCCGGACCGTTCGAGGATCAGTGGTCGTGCCCGACCTCGTAGATGCGGGTCGTGCCGGAGATCTCGTACGCGACGATCAGCAGGTCGCGCCCGTTCGGGGAGGCGTCGGCCGGCACGAACACGAGGCCCTCCGGCCCGAGGTCGCCGGCGTCGGGGCCGTCGGCCGGTGCGTCGATCGGGCGGTCGTTGACGTAGCCCGCGAACGCCGGGGCGGCGGGGTCGGAGAGGTCAAACGTCATGACGCCCCCGACCCGCTCGAGGCCCACGAAGGCGTACGGCACGCCGTCGATGGTGCCGACGACGACGCCCTCCGGCTCGGGGCCCTTCGCGTCGCTGCGGCTGTCGAAGCTCTCGGCGACCGACTCGTCGTTGTCGGAATTGTGGAGCTCGGGACGGAGCTCCGCGACGGTGGTCTCGACGAGGTCGCCGCTGTCCCACACGAGCTCGCCCGCCTCGTTCCAGACGCTGATGCTGCGGCCCCCGTAGGCGTGGATCTGCTCGTGGGCGCCGTCGCCGTCCAGGTCGCCGGTGGCGGTCGACAACTCCAGGCGACCGAGCGCGTCCGCCGCCTGGAGTTCCGCGGCGTTCGGGAACGCGTCGGCGTCGAGCTCGACGTCCTCGACGCGGGCCTCCTCGCTGAAGGTGTCGTAGTCGCGGGCGTCCCCCTCGTTGGCGGTGACGACGTAGCCGGCCCCGTCGACGGTGAACGGCGCGATCGCGTCGGGTTGGTACATCCCGTGCACGGGCCACGACCCGAAGTCGGCGACCTCGTCCTTGTCGTCGACGTCGAGGCGGAGGTCGCTCCAGTCCTTCAGGCCGAGCGCCACGACGTCGGTCACCTCTCCGGCCACCAGATCGACGACGGCGAGGGCGTTGTTCTCCTGCAGCGCGACGTACGCGGTCATCGTGCCGTCGGGGATCGCGACGTACTCCGGCTCGAGGTCCTGCGAGACGGACGCGCCGGGCCCGAAGATGCGGACGCCCGCGGCGCGGAGTTCGTCCTCGCGCC
This DNA window, taken from Trueperaceae bacterium, encodes the following:
- the rny gene encoding ribonuclease Y; translated protein: MNALVWLLVGGLLGVVVGGAVALAVRRGRDQEVLDAARADADRVRREAETDADAIRERAEADADGLLERERERVQGEVERERERLRADLTREREDADRDLERAREEATRARDEVARGREDLKREREKLDGVEERLTRRGEQQDARALRLDEQEERLDVREAELRERDDALANREADVDRQLHEIAGLTRDQAEARVLARVDGELEREKAVRVRAAVESADADAKRRTQQILAQAIQRSASEVSAAIAVSVVPIPSDAMKGRIIGREGRNIRAFEALTGVDLIIDDTPEGVLLSSFNPLRREVAKLALQELVEDGRIHPARIEEVVQKAQADMQTYIRERGEEAALEANVVGIKPGLLQLLGRMHFRTSYGQNILQHSVQVAHMAGIIAAELGLDEATARRAGLLHDIGKSIDREIEGTHTEIGAGLGRRFGEADEVIDAIANHHDLDRSATLFPVLVNAADAVSAARPGARRESLEVYLKRLEALENIASSFPGVEKSYAIQAGREVRIVVEPTEVNDDRAALLARDIAGRIEQDMEYPGQVQVTVVRETRAVQYAR
- a CDS encoding ribose-phosphate pyrophosphokinase; the encoded protein is MRVGDDVKLFSGTATPDLARSVADHLGMELSHGSVSTFPDGETRIGIDESVRGADCYIIQSTSAPVNHNLMEVLVLADALVRASAWRVNFVIPYFGYARQDKKVSAREPITAKLVANLMATAGAHRVITVDLHAGQIQGFFDVPVDHLTALDILGDHLAEGDISDGVVVSPDVGRATEARRLANYLDLPLAMLYKRRTSPTETEVTHVIGDVAGLRPIMVDDMISTAGTMRRGIDALLRLGARPGATVAATHPVFTPPALERLDHDAIDRVIVTDTVPFEDGDAHPFVHVLSVAPLLAKAIRNVHDNASVSSLFSG
- a CDS encoding 50S ribosomal protein L25 — encoded protein: MKLEATQRTPGRNGPLRREGRLPGVVYNDELNIPVAMSRKAFDKVFRAQGTSSLIDLDVEGTSHPVLVREVQMDKRKRIPMHVDFYAITAGQKLEVAIPVTFEGTAAGQKDGGELFISRREVTIYVLPREIPDAIELDIGEMQIGDSIHIGDVRSRLPETAEIVDDEELTLITIVPPRVEAEAEEGEEVTQPEVIGESADEDGEDASDEDG
- the pth gene encoding aminoacyl-tRNA hydrolase, translating into MRLIVGLGNPGPRYRGTRHNAGFLVVDAYADRHGVRFRGGRLGEEARDGARRLLKPGTFMNRSGAAVQALATKHGVAPAEILIVHDDLDLPLGRLRVRRGGGAGGQKGVRDVIDRVGPDVARLKVGIGRPPDPRWTTERWVLSRFTDAEAPLLRDVVDAGADAVERIVREGVDAAANAVNGLDLRPTPDPPRTAPEDER
- a CDS encoding SLC13 family permease; this encodes MTDAAIVFALLAVTVAAFASDRFRLDVVAMLAMLALVLTGVLDAGQALAGFAEPLTLMIAGLFVVGAGLFETGVADRLGDLLARLAGRGPTRLLVATMLSSALLSAFLSSTGTVAVLLPVVVGLARSADVAPSRLLMPLAFGSLLGGMTTLIGTPPNLVVADQLRAQGGTPFGFFAFTPVGLVMLAVGVTYMATIGRHLLPSHPDVEQVGSGVAATTLEGLARRYGLTERLHRVEVPAGTELVGATMASGALRARFGVTVLAVATADEDGVPNVRRAEPSTLIRADDVLYVDATDAQLHTLANEARVRVADLAPEGALPEPLMLIEALLPPDSSYAGATLADARLHDRTRATVVAVKRGARLLHGDLAETTLRAGDALLLAGGPAAQRRIASARRDLIVVGEPRGWARFARDTRRAPAALAVLVAMLLMMTTGVVPNAIAVLAAAMGMVLVGAVSMDDAYRAVSWESVVLIAAILPMATALEVSGGLDLVVGGLIGGLGDAGPLLVMAALFLLTSAFSQVISNTATTVLIAPVAFAAAEGLGVNPAATLMTVAVAASTAFATPVASPVNALVLTPGRYRFTDFVKVGLPIVVLMLVATLLVVPLVFPLR